The Nakamurella alba genome has a window encoding:
- the mftF gene encoding mycofactocin biosynthesis glycosyltransferase MftF (Members of this protein family, MftF, are glycosyltransferases, members of PF00535 (glycosyl transferase family 2). The encoding gene is found as part of the mycofactocin cassette, in Mycobacterium tuberculosis, many other Actinobacteria, and occasional members of other lineages. Mycofactocin itself, a putative redox carrier, is a heavily modified derivative of the C-terminal Val-Tyr dipeptide of the mycofactocin precursor MftA (TIGR03969).) yields MTSTWSLTPGTRWLDRHTLAGGAPYRLITLTPTGSGLLREKVLDRPGHDLPAAMTEVLRRLETAGLVQAPTPPAAGHHDVTLVIPARSHPDPLRALLARLPADLPVTIVDDGSPTPLAVLADQRPHTTVLRHETSRGPAAARNAGAALVTTGWIGFLDADTLPDPDWIDRLLGHIQHTDQTGAGKVVLAAPRIHALPGTGTSAWFEQQVCALDLGGTPSDVGIGLPVSYVPSAALLVATDAFRAVGGFDEDMHVGEDVDLVWRLATHGRIRYLPDIAVAHRPRGTLTAALARRVDYGRSAADLGRRHPGALRHVDISAWSFAPWAAAILIHPAAGAALAAATTAIAIAPWGMPDLSPAHARRLAATGHLRAAGALGRWLIRPLWPLTAAVALAHPRTGGRLALAAAAGLAYLTSLEIREKRPLTHIPGSLLARTLDDLAYSIGVWHGAVQQRTTEPLRPRIRDLPRIGRWRRA; encoded by the coding sequence ACCCTGGCCGGCGGCGCCCCCTACCGTCTCATCACCCTCACCCCCACCGGCTCCGGCCTGCTCCGCGAGAAGGTCCTCGACCGCCCCGGGCACGACCTGCCGGCGGCGATGACCGAGGTGCTGCGCCGCCTGGAAACCGCCGGCCTGGTTCAGGCCCCCACCCCACCGGCCGCCGGGCACCACGACGTCACCCTGGTCATCCCTGCCCGGTCCCACCCCGACCCGCTCCGGGCCCTGCTCGCCCGGCTGCCCGCCGACCTGCCGGTGACCATCGTCGACGACGGATCCCCCACCCCCCTCGCCGTTCTCGCCGACCAGCGCCCGCACACCACCGTGCTGCGCCACGAGACCTCCCGCGGCCCGGCCGCCGCCCGCAACGCCGGCGCCGCACTCGTCACCACCGGCTGGATCGGATTCCTGGACGCCGACACCCTGCCCGACCCCGACTGGATCGACCGGCTCCTGGGCCACATCCAGCACACCGACCAGACCGGCGCCGGGAAAGTGGTGCTGGCCGCACCGCGCATCCACGCCCTGCCCGGCACCGGCACCTCCGCCTGGTTCGAACAACAAGTCTGCGCCCTCGATCTCGGCGGCACCCCCTCCGACGTCGGCATCGGCCTGCCCGTCTCCTACGTCCCCTCCGCCGCCCTCCTCGTGGCGACCGACGCCTTCCGCGCCGTGGGCGGGTTCGACGAGGACATGCACGTCGGCGAGGACGTCGACCTCGTCTGGCGCCTCGCCACCCACGGCCGCATCCGCTACCTCCCCGACATCGCCGTCGCCCACCGCCCCCGCGGCACCCTGACCGCCGCACTGGCCCGCCGCGTCGACTACGGCCGCTCCGCCGCCGACCTCGGCCGCCGCCACCCCGGCGCCCTGCGCCACGTCGACATCTCCGCCTGGTCCTTCGCCCCCTGGGCCGCCGCCATCCTGATCCACCCCGCCGCCGGCGCCGCCCTCGCCGCCGCCACCACCGCCATCGCCATCGCCCCCTGGGGCATGCCCGACCTGTCCCCCGCCCACGCCCGCCGCCTCGCCGCCACCGGACACCTCCGCGCCGCCGGCGCCCTCGGCCGCTGGCTCATCCGCCCCCTGTGGCCACTCACCGCAGCGGTCGCGCTGGCGCATCCCCGCACCGGAGGGCGCCTCGCCCTGGCCGCCGCCGCGGGCCTGGCCTACCTGACATCACTCGAGATCCGCGAGAAACGCCCCCTGACCCACATTCCCGGATCACTGCTGGCCCGCACCCTGGACGATCTCGCCTACAGCATCGGCGTCTGGCACGGCGCCGTCCAGCAGCGCACCACCGAACCGCTGCGCCCCCGCATCCGCGACCTGCCCCGGATCGGCAGGTGGCGGCGTGCCTGA
- the mftE gene encoding mycofactocin biosynthesis peptidyl-dipeptidase MftE, protein MPEPLHHARWPDIAAAQRTLLLWPIGSTEQHGPHLPMGTDTLIAQALADAAHQLFPATGLAPAQPVGASGEHEHFPGTLSIGTPALTQIVVEFVRHATRHWAHVLIINGHGGNHDALREAVTLLTYEGRSVHVHHATHPDADPHAGHHETSLLLHLHPHLVRTDLAAPGNTTPISDLMPALRAGGTAAVAPNGILGDPTHATAAHGRSIFHQMLRPLLTTVHALFQGAGITVRPQVPFTIAEADRNSATTASSTST, encoded by the coding sequence GTGCCTGAACCGCTGCACCACGCCCGCTGGCCCGACATCGCCGCCGCCCAGCGGACCCTGCTGCTCTGGCCGATCGGCTCCACCGAACAACACGGCCCGCACCTGCCCATGGGCACCGACACCCTCATCGCCCAGGCCCTCGCCGACGCCGCCCACCAACTGTTCCCCGCCACCGGGCTCGCCCCCGCCCAGCCCGTCGGCGCCAGCGGCGAGCACGAACACTTCCCCGGCACCCTGTCCATCGGCACCCCCGCCCTCACCCAGATCGTCGTCGAGTTCGTCCGGCACGCCACCCGCCACTGGGCACACGTCCTGATCATCAACGGCCACGGCGGCAACCACGACGCCCTCCGGGAAGCCGTCACCCTGCTCACCTACGAGGGCCGCAGCGTCCACGTCCACCACGCCACCCACCCCGACGCCGACCCCCACGCCGGGCATCACGAGACCTCCCTGCTGCTGCACCTGCACCCCCACCTCGTCCGGACCGACCTCGCCGCACCCGGGAACACCACCCCCATCAGCGATCTCATGCCCGCACTCCGCGCCGGCGGCACCGCCGCCGTCGCCCCCAACGGCATCCTCGGCGACCCCACCCACGCCACCGCGGCACACGGCCGCAGCATCTTCCACCAGATGCTGCGGCCACTGCTGACGACGGTGCACGCGCTGTTTCAGGGCGCCGGGATCACCGTCCGCCCCCAGGTGCCGTTCACGATCGCCGAGGCCGACAGGAACAGCGCCACCACGGCGTCGAGCACCAGCACGTAG
- a CDS encoding acetate uptake transporter: MTDTLPAPATTAAAAPAAPPTWGDPLPLGLASFGISALVLGAVNAGWVAAAATPGVLALAFALGFLTEIVAGVIHFRRGEQFAGVVFTTYAGFWLSFGLLVSVFLPQVPDAAAANDILAWFLLAWTVFTTYMLLAATRTTRTITLIFALLTATFWILTIATFAGNAGLAQFSGYVLVLDAVVALFLSASAIVNGTWGRTVIPAP, encoded by the coding sequence ATGACGGACACCTTGCCCGCCCCAGCCACCACGGCCGCCGCTGCGCCGGCCGCACCACCGACCTGGGGCGATCCGCTGCCGTTGGGGCTGGCCAGCTTCGGCATCTCGGCGCTCGTGCTCGGGGCGGTGAACGCAGGCTGGGTGGCCGCAGCGGCGACGCCGGGCGTGCTGGCCCTCGCCTTCGCGCTCGGCTTCCTCACCGAGATCGTCGCCGGGGTGATCCATTTCCGGCGTGGGGAGCAGTTCGCCGGCGTCGTCTTCACCACCTACGCCGGGTTCTGGCTGTCCTTCGGCCTGTTGGTCTCGGTGTTCCTGCCGCAGGTGCCGGACGCGGCCGCGGCGAACGACATCCTGGCCTGGTTCCTGTTGGCGTGGACGGTGTTCACCACTTACATGCTGCTCGCGGCAACACGGACCACTCGCACCATCACCCTGATCTTCGCGCTGTTGACCGCGACGTTCTGGATCCTGACCATCGCCACGTTTGCCGGCAACGCCGGGCTGGCGCAGTTCTCCGGCTACGTGCTGGTGCTCGACGCCGTGGTGGCGCTGTTCCTGTCGGCCTCGGCGATCGTGAACGGCACCTGGGGGCGGACGGTGATCCCGGCGCCCTGA
- a CDS encoding iron-containing alcohol dehydrogenase gives MTIGHDGVPASTGAAGTLHSVVKFHAPEIVFGVGALGESGFAAVRLGARRPFVVTDAGVIGAGWVDALLGHLRDAGLTPTVWSDLTPNPKDTEISDGFDHYLASGCDVLVAIGGGSVMDAAKGIAILSGNAGSILDFAGVDQVTRAIPPLLMIPTTAGTGADVSQFCIVTDTVRSVKITIMGRALVPDISITDPTLLTTMPEWLSATTGLDALTHGIEAFVSLAHNPLADSHALNAVRLVSHHLPQTIRDPRNLEARRPMAQASLEAGLAFTNAILGATHAMSHQVGGLLDAPHGLINGILLPHVIRYNAQSTPERFVDLARAVGLPVDGVPGDEVADMLSAYVRRLADEVGVPRGLRALGVGEDDIARLALSTLDDACLTTNPRTADLADIERMLRDAL, from the coding sequence ATGACCATCGGGCACGACGGAGTGCCCGCATCGACCGGTGCGGCCGGCACCCTGCACTCCGTGGTGAAGTTCCACGCGCCCGAGATCGTATTCGGTGTCGGTGCTCTCGGCGAATCAGGCTTCGCGGCCGTCCGGCTCGGAGCCCGTCGGCCGTTCGTGGTCACCGATGCCGGGGTGATCGGCGCCGGCTGGGTGGATGCCCTGCTGGGGCATCTGCGTGACGCCGGGCTGACGCCGACCGTGTGGTCGGATCTGACGCCGAATCCGAAGGACACCGAGATCTCGGACGGCTTCGACCACTACCTGGCGAGCGGCTGCGATGTCCTGGTCGCCATCGGCGGCGGATCGGTGATGGACGCCGCCAAGGGCATCGCGATCCTGTCCGGGAATGCCGGATCCATCCTCGATTTCGCCGGGGTGGACCAGGTGACGCGGGCGATCCCGCCGCTGCTGATGATCCCGACGACCGCGGGCACCGGCGCCGACGTCTCGCAGTTCTGCATCGTCACCGACACCGTACGGTCGGTCAAGATCACCATCATGGGCCGGGCGCTGGTACCGGACATCTCGATCACCGACCCGACACTGCTCACCACCATGCCCGAATGGCTCAGCGCCACCACGGGTCTCGACGCACTGACGCACGGCATCGAGGCCTTCGTCTCCCTCGCGCACAACCCGTTGGCCGACTCGCACGCGCTGAACGCGGTCCGTCTGGTCAGCCACCACCTGCCGCAGACCATCCGGGACCCGCGGAACCTGGAGGCACGCCGGCCCATGGCCCAGGCCAGCCTGGAAGCCGGCCTGGCGTTCACCAACGCGATCCTCGGCGCCACCCACGCGATGAGCCACCAGGTCGGCGGGCTGCTCGACGCTCCGCACGGGCTGATCAACGGGATCCTGCTGCCGCACGTGATCCGCTACAACGCCCAGTCCACCCCGGAACGCTTCGTCGACCTGGCCCGTGCAGTCGGACTGCCGGTGGACGGCGTGCCGGGTGACGAGGTCGCCGACATGCTGTCGGCCTACGTGCGCCGCTTGGCCGACGAGGTCGGTGTGCCCCGCGGACTGCGCGCGCTCGGGGTCGGCGAGGACGACATCGCCCGGCTCGCCCTGTCCACCCTGGACGACGCCTGCCTCACCACCAACCCACGCACGGCGGACCTGGCCGACATCGAGCGGATGCTGCGGGATGCCCTGTGA
- a CDS encoding MadS family sensor histidine kinase, translating into MTKSLSPTPGDIEKLTGVRSGKRSYYREYIRSDERMQHTVRALDSISRALVRTVEGPRSLLEEIARAACEHLAAPWVLLGLCDGALLRARPRFVAVDGRGDAWEDEGRLMQTVRLELGAIRAGLSRPARSDSPWVRVPMTLEGKLVGGLVAMHGLPTAPEPGDLSVLRVLANQAAVALHTSDQYQAGLELHRRAQQLYDEATAQALDLTARTNELRRTELRLAAAHQRELLDGERHRIARELHDSVSQYVLSAGMAVEIARGEAAAVGPAASGITRELDRAKGLTQEAIQQLRDAIYALHHATSGEAPASLSDLLSELTAHYRPRLHVQVKVEGSPGDPAPLDAAADHDLARIAGEALFNIANHSSADRAVVRLRYRADQVVLTVADDGKGDPVALSRLLRLERQAVADGRHRGLANMATRAEKLGGTLAFRRARLGGVRVEVRIPLPLHRLRPPEFATDPGQILETP; encoded by the coding sequence GTGACAAAGAGCTTGTCGCCGACCCCGGGTGACATCGAGAAGCTCACCGGCGTCCGGTCCGGCAAGCGGTCGTACTACCGCGAATACATCCGGTCGGACGAACGGATGCAGCACACCGTCCGCGCCCTGGACTCGATCTCCCGGGCGCTGGTGCGCACCGTGGAGGGTCCGCGGTCCCTGCTGGAGGAGATCGCCCGCGCCGCCTGCGAGCACCTTGCGGCGCCGTGGGTGCTGCTCGGGCTCTGCGACGGTGCGCTGCTCCGGGCCCGGCCCCGCTTCGTCGCCGTCGACGGCCGGGGCGATGCCTGGGAGGACGAGGGCCGGCTGATGCAGACCGTCCGGCTCGAACTCGGTGCCATCCGGGCGGGCCTCAGCCGCCCGGCCCGGTCGGACAGCCCGTGGGTCCGGGTGCCGATGACGCTCGAGGGCAAGCTGGTCGGTGGCCTGGTGGCGATGCACGGGCTGCCGACGGCGCCCGAGCCCGGCGACCTGTCGGTGCTCCGGGTGCTCGCCAACCAGGCGGCGGTGGCGTTGCACACCTCCGACCAGTACCAGGCCGGCCTCGAACTGCACCGCCGTGCGCAGCAGCTCTACGACGAGGCCACGGCCCAGGCACTGGATCTCACCGCCCGCACCAACGAGCTACGGCGGACCGAGCTGCGGCTGGCCGCCGCCCACCAGCGCGAGCTGCTCGACGGTGAACGGCACCGCATCGCCCGGGAACTGCACGACAGCGTCAGCCAGTACGTGCTGTCGGCCGGCATGGCGGTGGAGATCGCCCGCGGCGAGGCCGCGGCGGTCGGACCGGCGGCGTCCGGCATCACCCGCGAGCTGGACCGGGCGAAAGGGCTGACGCAGGAGGCGATCCAGCAGCTTCGCGACGCCATCTACGCCCTGCACCACGCGACCAGCGGGGAGGCACCGGCCTCGTTGTCCGACCTGCTCTCCGAGCTGACCGCCCACTACCGGCCGCGGCTGCACGTGCAGGTCAAGGTGGAGGGCAGCCCCGGTGATCCGGCGCCGCTGGACGCGGCCGCCGACCACGACCTGGCACGGATCGCCGGTGAGGCGCTGTTCAACATCGCCAACCACTCCAGCGCCGATCGGGCGGTGGTCCGGCTGCGCTACCGGGCGGACCAGGTGGTGCTCACGGTCGCCGACGACGGCAAGGGCGACCCGGTCGCGCTCAGTCGCTTGCTCCGACTCGAACGGCAGGCGGTCGCCGACGGTCGGCACCGCGGCCTGGCCAACATGGCCACCCGCGCCGAGAAGCTCGGCGGAACACTGGCTTTCCGCCGGGCCAGACTCGGCGGGGTGCGGGTCGAGGTCCGCATCCCACTACCGCTGCACCGGCTGCGGCCCCCCGAGTTCGCCACCGATCCCGGCCAGATCCTGGAGACACCATGA
- a CDS encoding MadR family response regulator transcription factor, protein MSTPTRTGSIEIVLVDDHAIVRQGLRAILEREEDLRVVGEAASTADALAVVDRVRPQIVLLDLKLSTGSDTEGLALCAELIAAHPELGVLVLTTFLDDHLVLSAIHNGARGYVVKDVDTSALISAIRDISRGGSAFDARSAAAMVRGIHAGAQESDKKLTAREQQVLELLARGLSNGEIATVLFISDTTAKFHVGNILRKLGVSRRAEAVHLAGKMGLI, encoded by the coding sequence ATGAGCACTCCCACCCGAACGGGTTCCATCGAGATCGTGCTGGTGGACGACCACGCGATCGTCCGGCAGGGACTGCGGGCCATCCTGGAACGCGAGGAGGACCTCCGGGTGGTCGGCGAGGCCGCCAGCACCGCCGATGCGCTGGCCGTCGTGGACCGGGTGCGGCCGCAGATCGTGCTGCTGGACCTCAAGCTGTCCACCGGCTCGGACACCGAGGGACTCGCGCTGTGCGCGGAGCTGATCGCCGCCCACCCGGAGCTCGGGGTGCTGGTGCTGACCACCTTCCTGGACGACCACCTGGTGCTCTCCGCCATCCACAACGGCGCCCGCGGGTACGTCGTCAAGGACGTCGACACGTCCGCGCTCATCTCGGCGATCCGCGACATCAGCAGGGGTGGCAGTGCTTTCGACGCCCGTAGTGCCGCGGCGATGGTGCGTGGCATCCATGCCGGCGCGCAGGAGAGCGACAAGAAGCTGACCGCCAGGGAGCAGCAGGTGCTGGAACTGCTGGCCCGCGGTCTGTCCAACGGCGAGATCGCCACCGTGCTGTTCATCTCGGACACCACCGCGAAGTTCCACGTCGGGAACATCCTCCGCAAGCTCGGCGTCTCCCGCCGCGCCGAGGCGGTGCACCTCGCAGGGAAGATGGGACTGATCTGA
- the mftM gene encoding mycofactocin oligosaccharide methyltransferase MftM produces MSADPAEVVRPIDPLAPLQHGRYVDDLVTVVRDPVTPPAHGSRVAVTAHFELWRDGSRLVVRHHVPDGRIDDSLTSLIDAELFAPGWASGSDLFERIFTGIVLTARPDPLDAWILFYDHTFRRMREHRRRHRDRPAAGTGDAVEEFAVIHATADGLVPPDASVLEIGACFGFLALHLARLPRRRVEACDLTPGTMRLLGVLADRLGVPVRTFVADAARVPRPDRSADVVLLVHLLEHLDAAHGRRAIEEALRVARHRVVIAVPYEQTPNAAFGHVRCIDRSDLDAWGAAAQGWSARTFDALGGWLVLDRLL; encoded by the coding sequence GTGAGCGCCGATCCCGCCGAGGTGGTCCGCCCGATCGACCCGTTGGCGCCACTGCAGCACGGTCGGTACGTGGACGACCTGGTCACCGTGGTGCGGGATCCGGTCACGCCGCCGGCACACGGGTCCAGGGTCGCCGTCACCGCGCACTTCGAACTGTGGCGTGACGGCTCCCGGCTGGTGGTGCGGCACCATGTCCCGGACGGCCGGATCGATGACTCGCTCACCTCGCTGATCGACGCCGAACTGTTCGCCCCGGGGTGGGCGAGCGGCAGCGACCTGTTCGAGCGGATCTTCACCGGCATCGTGCTGACCGCCCGGCCGGATCCCCTCGACGCGTGGATCCTGTTCTACGACCACACGTTCCGCCGGATGCGGGAGCACCGCCGGCGGCATCGCGACCGGCCGGCAGCAGGCACCGGCGACGCGGTCGAGGAGTTCGCCGTCATCCATGCGACCGCGGACGGCCTGGTGCCGCCGGACGCCTCGGTGCTCGAGATCGGCGCCTGCTTCGGCTTTCTCGCCCTGCACCTGGCCCGACTGCCCCGGCGGCGGGTGGAGGCCTGCGACCTGACCCCGGGCACCATGCGGTTGCTCGGGGTGCTGGCCGACCGTCTCGGCGTCCCCGTGCGCACCTTCGTCGCCGATGCGGCGCGGGTCCCGCGCCCGGACCGCAGCGCCGACGTCGTGCTGCTGGTGCACCTGCTCGAGCACCTGGACGCCGCACACGGCCGGCGCGCGATCGAGGAGGCGCTGCGGGTGGCCCGGCACCGGGTGGTCATCGCGGTGCCGTACGAGCAGACTCCCAACGCCGCATTCGGCCATGTGCGCTGCATCGACCGCTCGGACCTGGACGCCTGGGGGGCCGCGGCGCAGGGCTGGTCGGCCCGGACCTTCGACGCGCTGGGCGGGTGGCTGGTGCTGGACCGGCTCCTCTGA
- a CDS encoding VWA domain-containing protein has translation MEEALLGFIACLRGQGVRVSTAEAVDAARCAAQPSILGDRVRLHAALRAALVTSASSVSTFDDVFALYFSLRPVPVASRAGEVAAADSDLGGTAGESGEMEDFSLVDGTEGAPPISNSPSAESDMSQYFDPEALSEGYNLDDDADIVNLASMTDEISFSPGGGRSRSQGMKVQLDVSRTHGIDAPGSLSPATGTAMDLDLTDDEEGRLLRWLGTGPSGGAPREDDAMIRGLLDRLPEYLVEHLRRLADLRRTRDVVDHARIAVLDEVSVLERQKLEESLRRIATTLKGGLAQRRKVDPRGRVDPARTARRSLRYDGVPFRPVTVARVRERSRVVVLADVSLSVRATARFTLHMVHGMQSIFGHVRTYAFVDTVREITQLFAHHPLEHALGLVFGGDVLDTDANSDYGRVFEDFLADSGSSLDRRTSVVVLGDGRSNGKDPRMDAFAEIAHRARRVVWLTPEPSYSWGLGTCDLPKYAGLCERVEVVRDLSALERTSLDLALAT, from the coding sequence GTGGAGGAGGCGCTGCTCGGGTTCATCGCCTGCCTGCGCGGGCAGGGGGTGCGGGTCAGCACGGCGGAGGCGGTGGACGCCGCCCGGTGCGCGGCCCAGCCGTCGATCCTCGGCGACCGGGTGCGGCTGCACGCGGCGCTGCGGGCCGCGCTGGTCACCAGCGCGTCGTCGGTGAGCACCTTCGACGACGTCTTCGCGCTGTACTTCTCCCTGCGCCCGGTCCCGGTGGCTTCCCGGGCCGGGGAGGTCGCCGCCGCCGACTCCGATCTGGGCGGCACAGCCGGCGAATCCGGCGAGATGGAGGACTTCTCGCTGGTCGACGGCACGGAGGGGGCGCCCCCCATCAGTAACTCTCCGTCCGCCGAGTCCGACATGTCGCAGTACTTCGATCCGGAGGCGCTGTCCGAGGGCTACAACCTGGACGACGACGCCGACATCGTGAACCTGGCGTCGATGACCGACGAGATCTCCTTCTCGCCCGGCGGTGGCAGGTCCCGGTCCCAGGGGATGAAGGTGCAGCTCGACGTCTCCCGGACGCACGGCATCGACGCGCCCGGATCGCTCAGCCCGGCCACCGGGACAGCGATGGACCTGGATCTCACGGACGACGAGGAGGGCCGGCTGCTGCGGTGGCTCGGCACCGGTCCGAGCGGCGGTGCGCCGCGGGAGGACGACGCGATGATCCGCGGCCTGCTGGACCGGCTGCCGGAGTACCTGGTCGAGCACCTGCGCCGGCTGGCCGACCTTCGCCGCACCAGGGACGTCGTCGACCACGCCCGGATCGCCGTACTGGACGAGGTGAGCGTGCTGGAACGGCAGAAGCTGGAGGAGTCGCTGCGCCGGATCGCCACCACGCTGAAAGGCGGCCTGGCCCAGCGCCGGAAGGTGGACCCGCGGGGGCGGGTGGACCCGGCCCGCACCGCCCGCCGCTCTCTGCGCTACGACGGAGTCCCGTTCCGGCCGGTCACCGTGGCCCGGGTCCGGGAGCGGTCGAGAGTGGTCGTGCTGGCGGACGTCTCGCTCTCGGTGCGGGCCACCGCGCGGTTCACCCTGCACATGGTGCACGGCATGCAGTCGATCTTCGGGCACGTCCGCACCTACGCCTTCGTCGACACCGTCCGGGAGATCACCCAGCTCTTCGCCCACCACCCGCTCGAACACGCCCTCGGCCTGGTCTTCGGCGGTGACGTGCTGGACACCGACGCGAACTCCGACTACGGCCGGGTGTTCGAGGACTTCCTCGCCGACAGCGGATCCTCGTTGGACCGCCGCACCTCGGTGGTGGTGCTCGGCGACGGCCGCAGCAACGGGAAGGACCCGCGGATGGACGCCTTCGCCGAGATCGCGCATCGGGCCCGGCGGGTGGTCTGGCTGACCCCGGAACCGTCCTACTCCTGGGGCCTGGGCACCTGCGATCTGCCGAAGTACGCCGGCCTGTGCGAGCGGGTCGAGGTGGTGCGCGACCTGTCGGCACTGGAGCGCACCTCCCTGGACCTGGCGTTGGCCACGTGA
- a CDS encoding AAA family ATPase — translation MDPVFESVDDVLTRLNQVGYIADERLATTVYLAARLGRPLLLEGPAGVGKTDLARSLAAVLGRELVRLQCYESQDESKALYEWDYGKQLLYTQILREKIADLVGDAPDLESAVDRIADRDDVFFSERFLSERPLLTAMRSPEPVVLLIDEVDRSDEALEAVLLETLAENQISIPEIGTVVAAHPPLVLLTSNNTRDLSAALKRRCLHLFLDYPEHERELEIVRSKKTGLSEAMTSELVTVVQELRALDLRQSPSISETVDWARTLAVLGATSIDHRSLSDTVNVVTKFERDLARALRFLDERFGVRAAPAQQPDKAPPAAQSAISDDTDGRAKRDAYDIPKRHGAAAFFGARPARQDSVAASRRRPV, via the coding sequence ATGGATCCGGTCTTCGAGAGCGTCGACGACGTCCTCACCCGGCTGAACCAGGTCGGCTACATCGCCGACGAGCGTCTGGCCACCACCGTCTACCTGGCCGCCCGGCTCGGCCGGCCGCTGCTGCTCGAGGGCCCGGCCGGCGTCGGGAAGACCGACCTGGCGCGGAGTCTGGCCGCGGTGCTCGGTCGGGAACTGGTCCGGCTGCAGTGCTACGAGAGCCAGGACGAGTCCAAGGCGCTCTACGAGTGGGACTACGGCAAGCAGCTGCTGTACACCCAGATCCTGCGGGAGAAGATTGCCGACCTCGTCGGCGACGCCCCCGATCTCGAGTCCGCGGTCGACCGCATCGCCGACCGGGACGACGTGTTCTTCTCCGAGCGGTTCCTGTCCGAACGGCCGCTGCTGACCGCCATGCGCAGCCCGGAACCGGTGGTCCTGCTGATCGACGAGGTGGACCGCTCCGACGAGGCGCTGGAGGCGGTGCTGCTGGAAACACTGGCCGAGAACCAGATCTCGATCCCGGAGATCGGCACCGTCGTGGCCGCGCACCCACCGCTGGTGCTGCTGACCTCCAACAACACCCGTGACCTGTCCGCTGCTCTCAAGCGCCGCTGCCTCCACCTGTTCCTGGACTACCCCGAGCACGAGCGGGAGCTGGAGATCGTCCGGTCGAAAAAGACCGGGCTGTCCGAGGCGATGACGTCCGAGCTGGTCACGGTCGTGCAGGAGCTCCGTGCGCTGGACCTGCGGCAGTCCCCCAGCATCTCCGAGACCGTCGACTGGGCACGCACTCTCGCCGTCCTCGGCGCCACCTCGATCGACCACCGCTCGCTGTCGGACACGGTCAACGTGGTCACCAAGTTCGAGCGGGACCTGGCTAGGGCGTTGCGGTTCCTGGACGAGCGCTTCGGGGTGCGCGCGGCACCGGCGCAGCAGCCGGACAAGGCCCCTCCGGCCGCCCAGTCCGCAATCTCCGACGACACGGACGGGCGGGCGAAGCGGGACGCCTACGACATCCCGAAGCGGCACGGTGCAGCGGCGTTCTTCGGTGCCCGGCCGGCCCGTCAGGACTCGGTCGCAGCGTCCCGCCGGCGACCGGTGTAG